In Balneola sp., one genomic interval encodes:
- a CDS encoding TIGR00730 family Rossman fold protein, translated as MKKNICVYCGSRKSNNPRFPELAQQAGREFAHRNWGIVYGGGKVGMMGKLADAALDKEGEVFGVIPTRLKKEEVAHMQLTDLHETQDMHTRKALMESLSDAFLILPGGFGTLDEFFEILTWRQLGIHNKPIFLLNSEGYFDGLVKFTENAIQHDFIQKSSLELFNVCSDLDSCIDSLERFFAED; from the coding sequence ATGAAGAAAAATATATGTGTGTATTGCGGTTCCCGAAAAAGTAATAACCCTCGCTTTCCAGAATTAGCCCAACAAGCCGGACGTGAATTTGCTCACCGAAATTGGGGCATTGTTTATGGTGGCGGTAAAGTGGGTATGATGGGTAAATTAGCTGATGCCGCTCTTGATAAAGAAGGAGAAGTTTTTGGTGTGATCCCAACCCGGCTCAAGAAAGAAGAAGTTGCCCACATGCAGCTTACGGATCTCCACGAAACACAGGATATGCATACCCGAAAAGCTCTAATGGAATCTCTTTCGGATGCTTTTCTAATTCTCCCAGGGGGATTTGGAACCCTGGATGAGTTTTTTGAAATCCTGACCTGGCGACAATTAGGCATTCACAACAAACCCATCTTTCTCCTTAACAGTGAAGGCTATTTTGATGGTCTTGTTAAGTTCACAGAGAATGCCATTCAGCACGACTTCATCCAAAAAAGCAGTCTTGAACTCTTCAACGTCTGCTCGGATTTGGACTCATGTATTGATTCTTTGGAACGTTTTTTTGCTGAGGATTGA
- a CDS encoding AI-2E family transporter yields the protein MSEYPLLLRNTIRLAFVFLVVAALIIARPLLVPFFLSVMLAYLLYPYASWLEERKIPRLLTNFMVILSFMVFVGGFVYALIALSASFTDNLSEIKENVEANMDAIKYSLAVFTGFSEASINSWLESASKTGEYVTQAFTATTNTILGVGLLPVYTFLLLLYRDKFRDFISMLIPEEREAVTQNIINQAALVVPKYLKGLVIVCLILVVLNTLGFMLIGVEYALLFGLIAALFNLIPYLGTVLGYGVVAIIVLGTQSPSLAAAVLVQFFIVQFIENNILTPNITGSYVQINPLVIIFSLIAASMIWGIPGMLIIIPYLGLFKIVCENVEDLKPLGFLLGTRGTESHSFTIKSLQRRFGWLEDEG from the coding sequence ATGAGTGAATACCCTCTTTTACTTCGCAATACCATCCGGCTGGCTTTTGTTTTTCTTGTTGTTGCAGCCTTGATTATAGCTCGGCCTCTGCTGGTTCCATTCTTTTTAAGTGTTATGCTTGCTTATTTGCTGTACCCCTATGCAAGCTGGCTGGAGGAACGAAAAATCCCCCGTCTACTCACAAATTTTATGGTGATTCTTAGCTTTATGGTTTTTGTGGGGGGCTTCGTTTATGCACTAATAGCGCTTTCGGCAAGCTTCACAGATAATCTTTCTGAGATCAAAGAAAATGTAGAAGCCAATATGGATGCCATAAAGTATTCATTGGCTGTATTTACCGGCTTTTCTGAAGCCTCCATTAATTCCTGGCTTGAAAGTGCAAGCAAAACAGGAGAATATGTCACTCAGGCATTCACAGCAACAACGAACACTATTCTGGGAGTTGGATTATTACCGGTCTATACTTTCCTGCTGCTTTTATATAGGGATAAATTTCGCGATTTCATTTCTATGTTGATTCCTGAGGAAAGAGAAGCAGTGACTCAAAATATTATCAATCAGGCTGCTTTAGTTGTACCTAAATATCTTAAAGGGTTGGTAATTGTTTGTCTGATTTTAGTAGTACTTAATACCCTCGGGTTTATGCTGATTGGCGTTGAATACGCACTGCTCTTTGGTTTGATAGCTGCACTGTTCAACCTGATTCCATATCTGGGAACGGTGTTGGGCTACGGAGTTGTCGCGATTATTGTGCTGGGGACACAGAGTCCTTCTCTCGCTGCAGCCGTTTTAGTTCAGTTTTTTATAGTTCAGTTTATCGAGAATAACATCCTCACTCCGAACATCACGGGGTCATATGTACAGATTAATCCGCTGGTCATCATATTTTCATTGATTGCAGCTAGTATGATTTGGGGAATACCGGGCATGCTGATTATAATTCCTTACCTCGGGTTATTCAAAATTGTCTGTGAAAATGTAGAAGATCTTAAACCACTTGGTTTTTTATTGGGAACCCGTGGAACTGAATCCCATTCCTTCACTATTAAGTCGCTTCAGCGGAGGTTTGGGTGGTTAGAAGATGAAGGCTGA
- a CDS encoding oxidoreductase — MKYNTLGKSDIEVSEISFGCMSLELEKGQQAATSLIRKAYDSGINFFDTADLYDQGLNEEMVGTALNPIRSEVKIATKVGNVWKDDGSGWDWNPTKEHILTEVNESLRRLQTDYIDLYMLHGGTIEDPIDDIIEAFEKLKKHGKIRAYGISSIRPNTIREYVERSNMDVVMMQYSLLDRRSEEESLDLLSENDISVITRGTLAKGLLIDKEPAEYLDYSKEDVHSIQKAANETENAISASVQFVLEHPAVASSVLGIRTEQQLDEILKAHKTSISSKEIESVKQVLAPNKYTNHL; from the coding sequence ATGAAGTATAACACACTTGGAAAATCAGATATAGAAGTCAGTGAAATCAGTTTTGGTTGTATGTCTTTAGAGCTGGAAAAAGGTCAGCAGGCAGCAACTTCTCTTATCCGAAAGGCCTATGATTCAGGAATTAACTTTTTTGATACAGCAGATTTATATGATCAGGGATTGAATGAAGAGATGGTTGGCACAGCTTTAAATCCAATCCGCAGTGAAGTTAAAATTGCTACTAAAGTGGGGAATGTGTGGAAAGATGATGGTTCGGGATGGGACTGGAATCCAACCAAAGAACACATTTTAACCGAAGTGAACGAAAGTCTTCGGCGGCTCCAAACTGATTACATAGATTTGTATATGCTTCATGGCGGCACTATCGAAGATCCTATTGATGATATTATAGAAGCATTTGAAAAGCTTAAAAAGCATGGGAAAATCAGAGCTTATGGAATTTCATCGATTCGCCCCAACACCATTCGGGAATATGTGGAGCGGTCAAATATGGATGTGGTAATGATGCAATATAGCCTGCTGGATCGCCGATCTGAGGAAGAAAGCCTGGATTTGCTTTCTGAGAATGATATCAGCGTGATTACCAGAGGAACGTTAGCAAAAGGGTTGCTGATTGATAAGGAGCCTGCAGAATATCTTGATTACTCCAAAGAAGATGTTCATTCTATTCAGAAAGCTGCCAATGAAACAGAGAATGCTATTTCTGCATCTGTTCAGTTTGTTTTAGAACATCCTGCGGTAGCCTCATCAGTGTTAGGAATTCGAACAGAACAGCAGCTCGATGAGATTTTGAAAGCCCATAAAACCAGTATCTCCAGTAAAGAGATCGAGTCTGTTAAGCAAGTATTGGCTCCCAACAAATATACTAACCATCTATAG
- a CDS encoding oxidoreductase, whose protein sequence is MKELLILGAGTAGTMMLNKLSKALSPEEWHLTIVDKHETHYYQPGFLFIPFGMYSKEDVIKPKNKFFPKNSNVIFSDIDQIKPHENTVLLSNGKVLKYDLLIIATGTEIRPDEIEGMDGPLWHKSIFDFYTIEGAVALADFLETWEGGKLVLNIAEMPIKCPVAPLEFIFLADDYFRKKGMRDKVDLTLVTPLDGAFTKPIASQELGGFVKEKGINLVTEFNIGRVDNEEKKIVSWDEREVDFDLLVSIPTNMGIEAIERSGMGDELNFIPTDKHTLQSENWENIFVIGDATDIPASKAGSVAHFASEILFENILSYIKEEPLTASFDGHANCFIESGDGKGLLIDFNYDTEPLPGKFPIPGIGPFSLLKESKMNHFGKMGFKWIYWNMLIKGKELPMEPQMSMKGKYIPEAEEKELQDVE, encoded by the coding sequence ATGAAAGAGTTATTAATTCTTGGTGCCGGTACCGCAGGCACAATGATGTTGAATAAGCTGTCGAAAGCTCTGAGCCCTGAAGAGTGGCATCTCACAATAGTTGACAAGCACGAAACTCATTACTATCAGCCCGGCTTCCTTTTCATACCATTCGGGATGTACAGTAAAGAAGATGTTATAAAGCCGAAAAATAAATTTTTTCCTAAAAATTCGAATGTTATTTTTTCTGACATTGATCAGATAAAACCGCATGAGAACACGGTCTTATTAAGTAATGGAAAAGTTCTGAAGTATGATCTATTAATCATTGCGACAGGGACCGAAATCAGGCCGGATGAAATCGAAGGAATGGATGGCCCGTTATGGCACAAATCAATTTTTGATTTCTATACTATTGAGGGCGCAGTAGCTCTTGCAGATTTCCTTGAAACCTGGGAAGGCGGAAAACTGGTTCTGAATATTGCAGAGATGCCTATCAAATGTCCGGTAGCCCCCCTTGAGTTTATATTCCTTGCCGACGATTATTTCCGTAAAAAAGGAATGCGTGACAAGGTAGATTTAACACTGGTCACTCCTTTGGATGGTGCATTTACAAAACCCATTGCTTCACAAGAGCTTGGTGGATTTGTGAAAGAAAAGGGTATTAACCTGGTTACCGAATTCAACATCGGTCGTGTTGATAATGAGGAGAAAAAAATCGTTTCCTGGGACGAACGGGAAGTCGACTTCGATCTGCTGGTAAGTATCCCGACTAATATGGGAATTGAAGCCATTGAAAGAAGTGGTATGGGAGATGAACTTAATTTCATTCCTACAGATAAACACACGCTTCAATCCGAAAACTGGGAGAACATCTTTGTGATCGGTGATGCCACTGATATACCTGCTTCAAAAGCCGGTTCTGTAGCTCATTTTGCTTCAGAAATCCTCTTCGAAAACATTCTCTCTTATATTAAAGAAGAGCCCCTGACAGCCAGCTTTGATGGCCATGCGAACTGCTTTATTGAATCCGGTGATGGAAAAGGCTTACTCATCGATTTCAATTATGATACCGAGCCACTTCCAGGAAAATTTCCTATCCCCGGAATAGGTCCGTTCTCATTACTGAAAGAATCAAAAATGAATCATTTCGGTAAAATGGGATTCAAATGGATTTACTGGAATATGCTCATTAAAGGAAAAGAGCTGCCAATGGAACCCCAAATGAGTATGAAGGGAAAATATATTCCTGAGGCAGAGGAAAAAGAATTGCAAGATGTAGAATGA
- the pgk gene encoding phosphoglycerate kinase encodes MAKLTLNDVEVKGKKVLMRVDFNVPIEDGTITDDNRIVQALPSIKHVVESGGLLILTSHLGRPAGEYDSEFSLKPAAEHLATLVDAEVHFADDCIGEKADSAIEKAEFGDIVVLENVRFHAEEKKNDEEFSKKLAAHGDLFVNDAFGSSHRAHASVAGVTRYLQPAVSGYLLEKEIKYLEESINDPDRPFVAILGGAKVSDKIGVIENLLSKVDTIIIGGGMTYTFYKAKGWSIGTSLVEEDKVDLAKELLEKAEEKGVKFMLPLDSVVAKEFSNDAEHKVVDEDGIEDGWMGLDIGPQSSISFGNQIKAAKTVLWNGPMGVFEMENFADGTFSVAEALAEATKFGATTIIGGGDSAAAIKKAGLSDDVSHVSTGGGASLEYLEGKELPGVASLTDK; translated from the coding sequence ATGGCTAAACTCACTCTCAACGATGTAGAAGTAAAAGGAAAAAAAGTACTGATGCGCGTGGACTTCAACGTGCCTATCGAAGACGGTACTATAACTGATGACAACCGAATTGTGCAGGCGTTGCCTTCCATCAAACATGTAGTGGAGTCGGGAGGGTTATTGATCCTAACTAGTCACCTTGGCCGCCCAGCCGGGGAGTATGACTCTGAATTTTCACTAAAACCAGCAGCCGAGCATTTAGCCACTTTGGTTGATGCGGAAGTTCATTTTGCTGATGACTGTATTGGCGAAAAAGCTGATTCTGCTATTGAAAAAGCTGAATTTGGTGATATTGTTGTTTTAGAAAACGTTCGTTTTCATGCCGAAGAAAAGAAAAACGACGAAGAGTTCAGTAAAAAACTGGCTGCTCATGGCGATCTGTTTGTGAACGATGCTTTTGGAAGTAGCCACCGGGCACACGCTTCTGTAGCAGGAGTTACGCGTTATCTTCAGCCTGCTGTTTCCGGATATCTGCTAGAAAAAGAAATTAAGTATTTGGAAGAAAGCATTAACGATCCGGATCGTCCTTTTGTAGCTATTTTAGGTGGAGCAAAAGTTTCCGACAAAATTGGTGTGATCGAAAATCTGCTTTCAAAAGTAGATACTATCATTATCGGTGGGGGAATGACCTACACTTTTTATAAAGCTAAAGGCTGGTCTATTGGAACTTCTTTAGTTGAGGAAGACAAAGTGGATTTGGCAAAAGAGCTGCTGGAGAAAGCAGAAGAAAAAGGAGTGAAATTCATGCTTCCGTTAGACTCCGTAGTAGCTAAAGAGTTTAGTAATGATGCCGAGCACAAAGTAGTGGATGAAGACGGTATCGAAGACGGCTGGATGGGACTCGATATTGGGCCACAGTCATCAATCTCTTTTGGAAATCAGATCAAGGCCGCTAAAACCGTTCTTTGGAATGGCCCAATGGGTGTTTTTGAAATGGAGAATTTTGCGGATGGCACGTTTTCAGTAGCAGAAGCTCTTGCCGAAGCTACTAAATTTGGCGCCACAACCATTATTGGTGGTGGAGATTCAGCAGCTGCCATTAAAAAAGCCGGACTGAGTGATGATGTATCTCACGTCTCTACCGGTGGAGGAGCAAGTCTGGAATATCTGGAAGGAAAAGAACTTCCCGGTGTTGCTTCACTGACAGATAAGTAG
- a CDS encoding cation acetate symporter, with amino-acid sequence MDVQVWTYILVGVTFAIYIGIAIWSRAASTSDFYVAGSHVSPLTNGMATAADWMSAASFLSMAGLISFMGYDGSVYLMGWTGGYVLLALLLAPYLRKFGKFTIPDFIGDRYYSNFARTIAVVCALIVSFTYVAGQMRGVGLVFSKFLEVNIDIGVLIGMGIVFFYAVLGGMKGITYTQVAQYCVLIFAFMVPAFFISFQLTGNPIPQLGFGSTLADGSGTYLLDKLDQLHTELGFAAYTSGTKSMQDVFFITAALMIGTAGLPHVIVRFFTVPKVKDARISVGYALIFIAILYTTAPAIAVFAKYNLMETVSEEEYTEMPAWFGTWEETGLLAWVDKNDDGIITYAPGEAIEGLPDIQRNAEGEILRGPFGEVQVNNTITETSNELYVDRDIMVLANPEIANLPAWVAGLVAAGGLAAALSTAAGLLLVISTAVSHDLIKKQIKTDISDKAELLWARISAAGAIVVAGYFGINPPGFVAEVVAIAFGLAAASFFPAIILGIFYKKMNKQGAIAGMIAGLLFTLAYVIFFKIAFPEFNSPEYWWFGISPEGIGTLGMILNLLVAFAVGMIFPEPPEDVQEMVESIRYPN; translated from the coding sequence ATGGATGTTCAAGTTTGGACCTATATTTTAGTTGGAGTAACCTTTGCAATTTATATCGGGATAGCGATTTGGTCCCGGGCAGCTTCTACGAGTGATTTTTATGTAGCCGGATCTCATGTGAGTCCTCTAACAAACGGGATGGCTACGGCTGCCGATTGGATGTCGGCTGCTTCATTTCTATCCATGGCCGGGCTCATTTCTTTTATGGGCTATGACGGTTCTGTTTATCTGATGGGCTGGACGGGCGGTTATGTACTGCTGGCTTTATTGCTGGCTCCGTATCTGCGGAAGTTCGGTAAATTTACCATTCCGGATTTTATTGGTGACCGCTACTACTCAAACTTTGCCCGAACCATTGCCGTGGTTTGTGCCCTTATTGTTTCCTTCACTTATGTAGCCGGGCAGATGCGTGGTGTGGGTTTGGTTTTTTCCAAATTCCTGGAAGTAAACATCGACATCGGTGTTTTGATTGGAATGGGGATTGTCTTTTTCTACGCCGTATTAGGAGGTATGAAAGGAATAACCTACACACAGGTAGCCCAGTATTGTGTGCTCATTTTTGCATTCATGGTGCCGGCCTTTTTTATCTCTTTTCAACTAACCGGAAACCCGATTCCTCAGCTCGGTTTTGGTTCAACTTTGGCGGATGGATCCGGTACCTATCTTTTAGATAAGCTGGATCAACTTCATACCGAATTAGGATTCGCCGCATACACCAGTGGTACCAAAAGTATGCAGGATGTCTTTTTTATAACCGCTGCGCTGATGATTGGTACGGCCGGTCTTCCACACGTAATCGTCCGTTTTTTCACCGTACCTAAAGTAAAAGATGCTCGAATATCGGTAGGTTATGCGCTGATTTTCATTGCTATTTTGTACACCACAGCTCCGGCTATCGCTGTTTTTGCCAAGTATAATCTTATGGAAACAGTGAGTGAAGAAGAGTACACCGAAATGCCCGCATGGTTTGGTACATGGGAAGAAACGGGACTGCTTGCCTGGGTCGATAAAAATGATGACGGAATAATTACCTATGCACCCGGAGAAGCCATCGAAGGGTTGCCGGATATTCAGCGAAATGCCGAGGGAGAAATTTTAAGAGGTCCATTTGGAGAAGTACAGGTCAATAATACGATCACAGAAACCTCCAATGAACTGTATGTAGATCGGGATATTATGGTATTAGCGAATCCCGAAATTGCCAATCTTCCGGCCTGGGTTGCGGGCTTGGTTGCTGCAGGTGGATTGGCAGCTGCCCTTTCTACGGCTGCAGGCTTATTGCTGGTGATCTCTACAGCGGTATCGCATGACCTGATCAAAAAACAAATTAAAACAGATATCTCAGATAAAGCAGAACTGCTATGGGCCCGAATCTCAGCAGCAGGCGCGATTGTTGTTGCCGGATACTTTGGTATTAATCCCCCGGGCTTTGTAGCGGAGGTGGTTGCTATAGCCTTTGGTTTGGCTGCAGCATCTTTCTTCCCGGCTATCATTTTGGGGATCTTTTACAAGAAGATGAACAAGCAGGGAGCCATTGCCGGAATGATTGCCGGACTTCTATTCACGCTCGCTTATGTGATCTTCTTCAAGATTGCCTTTCCCGAATTTAACTCACCGGAATACTGGTGGTTTGGAATATCACCGGAAGGGATAGGAACGCTTGGCATGATATTAAATCTGCTGGTCGCTTTTGCAGTCGGAATGATTTTTCCAGAACCTCCGGAAGATGTACAGGAAATGGTAGAGAGTATCAGGTATCCGAATTAG
- a CDS encoding cytochrome B translates to MYQGLLHAHSGLRWVVLVLIVWALYKSITGWVGKKEYQKSDRLSALLALIFTHIQLLIGLGLYFISPKVSFEPGVMENALLRFYTVEHMSMMIVAIILITIGFSTAKRLEDAVAKHKRVAIMYGIGLVIIIASIPWPFRELGAGWF, encoded by the coding sequence ATGTATCAAGGTTTATTACACGCACACTCCGGTCTCCGATGGGTTGTTTTAGTTTTAATTGTATGGGCTCTTTATAAGTCCATCACCGGCTGGGTTGGTAAAAAGGAATATCAAAAATCAGATCGCCTTTCAGCTTTACTGGCTCTGATTTTTACGCACATCCAGCTGCTTATTGGATTGGGACTTTACTTCATCAGCCCAAAGGTATCGTTTGAGCCCGGAGTCATGGAAAATGCTCTTTTACGCTTTTATACCGTAGAACATATGTCGATGATGATAGTAGCCATCATACTTATCACCATTGGTTTTAGCACAGCCAAACGACTTGAAGATGCAGTCGCTAAGCATAAACGAGTTGCCATCATGTACGGCATTGGGCTAGTCATTATTATTGCTTCCATCCCATGGCCATTCCGCGAATTAGGTGCCGGCTGGTTTTAG
- a CDS encoding CPBP family intramembrane metalloprotease, translating into MIFAASVLLLSCILYYLVEKENLLKVWFTPVSTKLKHFLIGFLTLALLSTISQLFFGYLSGATWFIAPEISLKSIYASALYDLRSVLFEELTFRGIALYFLFRFTKKRQLSLLISAAGFGIYHWFTFGVLGNPIPMIAVFITTGLMGYAFALALEKTNSIVLPIALHLGWNLINNTVFSNGPLGIQLLQANLSGNPIDLGGYYDLISLAWYIFIPSLVILMLNRFFTRQTKDFKLM; encoded by the coding sequence ATGATTTTTGCTGCTAGCGTCCTACTACTTTCATGTATTTTATATTATTTGGTTGAAAAGGAAAACCTCTTGAAGGTTTGGTTTACTCCTGTCAGCACAAAGCTAAAACACTTCTTGATCGGGTTTTTAACTCTAGCCCTCTTAAGCACTATATCTCAATTATTTTTTGGTTATTTAAGTGGCGCTACGTGGTTTATCGCTCCTGAAATTAGTCTCAAATCCATCTATGCATCCGCTTTATATGATTTAAGATCGGTACTTTTTGAAGAACTTACCTTTCGTGGCATTGCATTATACTTTCTGTTTCGATTCACTAAAAAGCGACAACTTTCCCTTCTGATTTCAGCCGCAGGCTTCGGAATTTATCATTGGTTCACCTTTGGCGTTTTAGGAAACCCAATTCCTATGATAGCGGTGTTTATTACTACGGGTCTCATGGGCTACGCATTTGCTCTAGCTTTAGAAAAAACAAATTCTATAGTATTACCTATCGCTCTTCATCTGGGGTGGAATCTCATTAACAATACCGTATTCTCTAATGGACCTTTAGGCATTCAGTTGCTTCAGGCAAATCTAAGCGGCAACCCCATAGATTTAGGAGGATACTATGATCTTATCTCCCTCGCTTGGTACATTTTTATTCCCTCCCTTGTAATCCTGATGCTAAATCGGTTCTTCACCAGACAGACCAAAGACTTCAAACTGATGTAA
- a CDS encoding MFS transporter codes for MGSINQKTLFGTDRRVIALGVARMADAMGNSFLIVVLPLYIASGSVSGEVFGFSESLITGIVLGLYGLVSSAFQPFAGRVSDRAGKRRLFVILGLILFMFANFAYVIADTYEIIFVIRAIQGIAAALTITASIALVSEVSDTGSRGENMGIYNSFRLIGFGAGPLVSGILVEAGPYTLPIVGEINGFIASFGIAGIMAMVSGILVSIMVQDPVETKPSTEKMIFRVTSDDPNYILDPIFALGISTFIMSTGFALLASIEPQVNERLSQGAFVFSIQFSALVGMLALVQPFVGKLSDQYGRKVFIVIGLVGLVPITLAQGLSTESWHLIVARALQGISAAMVFAPALALAGDLTKKGQEGAQLSVLTVAFGIGISAGAVLSGYAIRFGFIAPFAIGAILAAFGAILVKTQVPED; via the coding sequence ATGGGCTCCATCAACCAAAAAACACTTTTCGGAACTGATCGAAGAGTTATTGCTCTCGGTGTTGCACGCATGGCTGATGCCATGGGTAATTCTTTTCTTATTGTTGTCCTACCCCTTTACATAGCAAGCGGCAGTGTCTCTGGTGAGGTTTTTGGTTTCTCAGAATCTCTTATTACCGGAATTGTACTTGGCCTGTACGGATTAGTCAGCAGTGCATTTCAACCCTTTGCCGGACGAGTGTCTGACCGGGCCGGCAAGCGCCGACTATTTGTGATACTTGGCTTGATTCTATTCATGTTTGCCAACTTTGCCTATGTAATTGCCGATACCTACGAAATCATTTTTGTGATAAGAGCAATACAGGGTATTGCAGCAGCTCTTACTATTACAGCCAGCATTGCCTTGGTAAGTGAAGTAAGTGATACCGGCAGTCGGGGAGAAAATATGGGCATCTATAATTCATTCCGGCTGATTGGTTTTGGGGCCGGACCTTTGGTAAGTGGAATTCTTGTTGAAGCAGGACCCTACACACTCCCTATTGTTGGTGAAATAAATGGATTTATAGCTTCTTTTGGTATTGCCGGGATTATGGCTATGGTAAGTGGAATATTGGTTTCAATTATGGTTCAGGATCCTGTAGAAACCAAACCCAGCACAGAAAAAATGATTTTCCGGGTTACTTCTGATGACCCTAACTACATCCTTGACCCTATATTTGCACTTGGGATCTCCACTTTCATCATGAGCACCGGTTTTGCCTTATTGGCCTCTATTGAGCCACAGGTTAATGAACGGCTTTCTCAAGGGGCATTTGTCTTTTCCATTCAGTTTAGTGCTTTAGTGGGAATGCTTGCACTCGTTCAACCTTTTGTTGGGAAATTGAGTGATCAGTATGGGCGGAAAGTGTTTATCGTAATTGGTTTGGTTGGATTGGTACCCATCACGCTTGCACAGGGATTATCAACAGAATCATGGCATTTGATTGTAGCCCGGGCACTTCAGGGAATCAGCGCGGCTATGGTTTTTGCGCCTGCACTGGCACTAGCCGGCGATCTTACCAAAAAAGGTCAGGAAGGAGCTCAGCTTTCAGTGCTAACCGTTGCTTTTGGAATAGGAATTTCTGCCGGGGCAGTCCTATCCGGATATGCTATTCGATTTGGCTTTATTGCCCCTTTTGCTATTGGCGCTATCCTTGCGGCGTTTGGTGCTATTCTTGTTAAAACTCAGGTTCCTGAAGACTAA
- a CDS encoding cysteine desulfurase NifS yields MKTVYLDHAATTPLDDRVLEAMLPYLKNNYGNANSPHHLGQKSKVVVEDAREKVAALIGADPSEIIFTSGGTESDNAVIKGVLAISGDKKEVITSELEHHAVLHTVELAKMQGVKPVFAKSKDCGTITADAVKEVITENTALVTIMQVNNEIGTINPLKEIAEVCAEHGVPVHSDTVQSLGKIPLNVKDLGINFLSGSAHKIYGPKGTGIMYVKNGSRWIPWMNGGSQERRRRGGTLNVPGIVGFAKALELAVDEMDDHRKHFENLRTLLLNEMDEKLDFSYNVNGPKGNGVPHILNLSFSDNDGKYIDGEMLLLNLDIEGICVSNGSACTSGAVEPSHVLNGIGMDEGLAKSSIRVSFGKQNTEEDVHYFVEKLDTVLKRMFSLA; encoded by the coding sequence ATGAAAACAGTTTACTTAGATCACGCAGCAACCACTCCCCTGGATGATCGCGTACTGGAAGCCATGCTTCCATATCTTAAGAACAATTACGGTAATGCCAACTCTCCCCACCACTTAGGGCAAAAGTCGAAAGTAGTTGTTGAAGACGCTCGTGAAAAAGTGGCTGCCTTAATTGGAGCTGATCCTTCAGAAATTATTTTTACCAGTGGCGGTACTGAAAGTGATAATGCTGTCATCAAAGGTGTGCTTGCCATATCGGGTGATAAGAAAGAGGTTATTACTTCGGAGCTTGAGCATCACGCAGTTTTACACACGGTTGAGCTTGCAAAAATGCAGGGCGTTAAACCTGTCTTCGCCAAGTCTAAAGATTGCGGAACCATTACTGCTGATGCCGTTAAAGAGGTCATCACCGAAAACACTGCGCTTGTCACCATAATGCAGGTGAACAACGAAATTGGCACCATCAACCCGCTTAAAGAAATTGCTGAAGTTTGTGCAGAACACGGAGTACCGGTTCATTCAGATACCGTTCAAAGTTTGGGTAAAATTCCATTGAACGTGAAAGACCTTGGGATCAACTTTCTTAGCGGAAGTGCCCATAAAATATACGGCCCGAAAGGAACGGGTATCATGTACGTGAAAAACGGCTCGCGTTGGATTCCATGGATGAATGGCGGATCACAAGAACGCCGACGCCGTGGCGGGACTTTGAATGTCCCCGGAATTGTAGGATTTGCTAAAGCGCTGGAACTGGCTGTGGATGAAATGGATGATCATAGAAAGCACTTTGAAAATCTTCGCACCCTCCTGCTTAATGAAATGGATGAAAAACTCGATTTCAGCTACAATGTAAATGGACCGAAAGGAAACGGAGTGCCTCATATCTTAAACTTATCCTTCAGCGATAACGACGGAAAATATATTGATGGAGAAATGTTACTTCTCAACTTAGATATTGAAGGGATTTGTGTTTCCAATGGTTCTGCCTGCACTTCCGGAGCTGTTGAGCCATCACATGTTTTAAATGGAATTGGAATGGATGAAGGATTAGCGAAATCAAGTATCCGCGTTAGCTTTGGTAAACAGAATACAGAAGAAGACGTCCACTATTTTGTAGAGAAATTAGACACTGTACTCAAAAGAATGTTTTCCCTGGCTTGA